The Choloepus didactylus isolate mChoDid1 chromosome 7, mChoDid1.pri, whole genome shotgun sequence genome segment aaaaataatgtaagtaAACATCTGGGGCCTTCAAGGGGTCcatatatgagagaaacactgacttaAAGCCACATTTTTCAACATTCTTGTCCTCTTTCAGTGTAATATATTATCTCATGAGCCACTTAGGCATTTTGAGgtcatctttaaatttttatatggCACATAACAAAGAAGAGAGTTCATACATAATATGATATTTTAGATAGATCTATTATTGAATTTTGTTTTGTGGAGTTTATTTCAACCCAatctttaataatatttattacaaaaaaaatataaaaacaaactcTTTTCTCTTATATAAAGGATTTCTAGCGCATGGtttgaataaattaattcagaTCAGCATGATTTCTTGACAAATTCAAAATTGACAATATAGCCCCTTTGGATGTTGGactcaatacatatttaaatgtaGATCAAAATATAACCACAATTATGATATAAAAAATTGACACAAACTACTTTCACTCCATGATGTTTTCGGTTCTTACATTTAGTACTTTTAAATCAAgtgagacttttaaaaataatttttgggttttgtttctaAACAATGAGATGAGAGGAATAATTTCAGATTATTATTGCAAGTATTTCTCCAGAATTATTATATGTGGCTGTTGAGCCCTTGTTTCCAAAAACTGAAGGCCAATTTGGTGTAATCACcactctgttttctctctctggcATTGACTTTTGAATCCTAAGGTTATGTATTCATGCTATATAAGAATTTTCATCAAAGGAACACAACCCCTGGATGGGATATTCATCGCTATGAGTCATTTGCAAAATAATTACCCCGATTACATTTCTCACTGATATATTTAATTCAGGATCATTAGTCTTACGCcttctatcttaaaaaaaaatctacatgtgaataagaattaaaaacaactTAAAGTTCTAACACGGTGGTCACCAGCTCATCAGAAGTCCACGAGCTGCTCTGAGGGTtcattcagacacacacacagatgctcaGACTTCCattttgaaatgggaaaatacatttaaatgatTCTCCTTCCCACTtgaacaaaaaaaataagaaatggatgCAGATTCTGTTGCTGCTTTTTACAACCTGCCCGTCTATACCATCAAATGTCAGCTGGGAAATGCTGATCAATCTAAACCTTCAACCCATTTCTATCCTGCTCACTGAACTCGTCGTGAAGACTCAGGCCTCGCTGATGATCTGCTCTGCTGTCTTGAAATCCCGATGTTTAGGAAGTTCTTCATGAACTTtatgagcaagtcacttaacctctgagGACCTCAGACTTCTCATCTAGAAAATGAGGGAGTTTGGGTacgattatttttaaaagtcccactcagaactagagctccaTGATTTCAGGTATTACCAAAACATTCGTTTTCATAACTGTTTAACATCAGAACAATGCTttgaaacaaaatcaaacaagaaACCTTAATACAGAAAGCACTTGAAAGTGCAGTTGAAAACATTCAACGTCTGCAGCATACAATCACTGATAAAGCTTTCTTTTTAGAAAcgctttccttttttctttgtctcggTGGAAACATCTGGAAAGGATCCACCATATTAGTTTCCCTGTGTGTATACCAGGACATATGTATCAAGTCAGCTGTCAGCCTTTGCTTCCCCAGAttaaataaccattacaattcccATTTCccattcctttaaaatatatttcctctttttaaatgaGCCTTCTTTAGTTTCTAGAACcctttattaaaaatgtaaagttaAAAACCAACCATGATTTCTAAGAAGGGCCAAATGCAGCAAAAGGATTACTTCCAGCTCCAGCATGTAAAATTCTCACTAACACAACCCaaattgtttctcttttcatAACAACATTCCATGGCTGCCTGCTGGTCAACCAATAGCTCAGATgacccacaattttttttttctcctgagctTGTTATATCTAGTCAATAATTTCCCATCCAATACCCATGTAATTTGTTATTGTCCCAGTGGTGCCTTCTATTGAATATAATCCTGTTTTGGGTGGAGCATTTCTCTAATTAAGGTCACTGAATTTTTCTACTGCTTTCCAAAATACCTCATCCAACTTCAAAACTAATCGGAATGTTCTAAAGTTCATTGTTAAAGTTGTAGACTAACAGAACATCGAATACCTGGAAAGAACCTTTGCACAGGGCGACCCTCTTGACCAGCAAGCGTTTGTAGAGATCCGCTGTGCGCATGGACTTGGGAAGCCCCTTAGGGCCTGTCAAGGCACCACACAGGAGACCACAGGACAGGGAGCTCCAGTGCCCACAGACAAGCCACAAAAAGTCATAAAGGGAGATGGGAAAATAGTGTGCTGGGAGCACCAAGGGAGCCAGGATTCTTTCCATCTGGTGGATCAGGGAAGGCTTGAAAAAGGAGCTGTCAACTGAGCTGGATCTTCAAAGATGGGCAAAATTCCAGTCATGGGGGAGGGGCAGCAATCCCGGGAACAGGACTGAACGCAGGAACCAGGCTTATGCTACATGCGGGTCTCTGGGAGAATAAGCTCAGTTGCCACCCAGCTGTGGGCCAGCAAACCTGACCCAGCATCAGAACCAACCGGAaagctttgaaaaataaagagacCCTGgggccccactccccaccctctaAACCTGGAGCTTCAGGGATGATGTCCTGGAATCTTTACTTTACCCAGCTCTCTCCAGCGAGACGGCGGGTATCAACCTCATTGCGTTTAATAAGATCATTTCACCGACCCCCACACGGTGCTGGCGATATTTTTATCAAATGCAGAAACACTAGTGTGAGTTTAGTAATGCTTTCAAGTCATTTCCTACTTTATCAATTAGAACAAAATCTGCATGTTTAAAAATGGCATGCATAGATCATTTTCACAAGCACACATACGTGTAGGACATTATTGATTCAACTTCCAGATAACGTGAGGTTTGTTAACCACATGTTCTGACTGTGATGCTGGGGTCACCCACAGCTCCTGGACCATGAGCCTGGGCCCCAAATTATACCACAGATCAGCAAAATGTCCAGATTTTCCATCACAGACCCCGGGAATGGGGGAGAAGAGGAGCGAGGAGGAGAAAGGCAGAAACTGGGACTGTGGTCAAACCCAAGGCCAATCCGAGGGTCCCGCCTCATTATGGCCCACAAGCAGGCAGTAGGGACAGGTGATGCTGGTGATTTCCTCCCCAGTTAGGACTGGGGAAACGGGGGGCAGAGGGGCCAGGGCCCCGCCACGGTCTGCCTCTggctgcctctctctctcccccagaaGGCAGCCgtgttttcttggttttgttttctctctctgagcctcaaagcCCTCCTTTCTCAGGTGATGAGAGCAGTCCCTGCACGCCGGCGGAGCGAGGGGGTTAAGGAAGACAATTCGGGTGAACTGGGCAACTCAACATCACATCCCACCCCCTCTCCCACCACACAAGTACAAGCGCTTTCAAAATCTGTTTCTGCTGGGTTCTTCCACTCCCGCCTCTGAGTCACCTCCCGGGAAATCGTCCCTGAACCCCCCCCCCCTTCCCCCGGCTAAGGGTCCCGGGGCACCTGTGctgtatttcattcattcatccatccatccattcactcactcactgacCTGTTCAGTGGAAAAATAATACTTGCCCCTCTGGTTTCCACACTGGCTGAGCCCTTCTAGGGGAGAGTGAGAGTGGACAGTTGCATACACCAAGTGCCCAGTGGGGAAGGCACCAAGGGGAAGCAGGAAGCaggtggggggcagagaggggCTTGCTGTTTGGGTAGGATGGTTGGGAAGGCAAACCAggaaggacatgaagaaataagACCACGGCCGGCTGGCCATCTGGAGAGCGTCCctccctgagggcaggagggCTCTGTGCCTTCCAGCTTCTCCCTCACCTAGGAATGTGGGGGTGATTGGGGGCAGCACTGACCCTCCCTGCTGGGGCTCACTGGGTCAACCCTGGTTATCAGGGTTTCCCATACCCCTAGACTGTGGTAACTGATCCTACCTAGGCTCCCTGCCTCCATCCCTCTTTGTGTCTCAATCCATTCTCTACAGGGCCGCCCTGATCTCCCGAAACCCAAAATCAATCTTATCTCACAGGTTCCCAGGCCTTCCATTCGTTGTCTTCAGGATACCATCCAAATATCTCAGCTTAGGGGCACCCAGCCCTTGCAGGCCTTGTTCTGCCCATCTCTGCAGCACCACTGAGCCCAGCAGTGGCCTAGCCCTCCTGCCGTGGCCTGCAGCCTACTCTGCGGCAGGGCTCCACTGCAGCCACCTCCGCTGGGAAGCCTTCCCAGATGCCACCAGGACAGGTTCGGTGTCCGTCCTGCATACTCCAGAAGTCTTTGTGTTTAATTCTGTCATGCCGTCTCTCACAGTGCGGCCACCTGTCTCCTCCTTTACACCAGGTTTGTCCTAGTGGTAGCGCCAGGTAGTGACAAGGTGCCTGGTGCTTGGAAAACTCATCAGAGAGACAAATCTGTGAATAAAGCATGCTCTCTTCCAACAGGCAGGTccagaaatattttccatttaaagggtgggggttggggaagtGACCTTTAGGAAATTTCCCAATAGTCAGTGGAACCACGGGAGCCAGAGCTGCACCCTTTCCTTAAGAGTTGCAGTTGCAATTTAGATTAGACGTTTGAGAGTGAGTGTTTCTCCTGTCGCAAGACTCTGCTGCATAGCTAAGGGAAGTAAACAATCTATTCGGCAATTTTTGCGTTGGGGTTGGCCAAGATTTTggagtccatttttttttatcagaaactTCCAAACCTCTGATTCTGTAATTGCacaggttgggggggggggtgagggtgAGCCGATAAGGGGATTGGTGCAAACAACAACCCAACGTGTTCTGTGCTGGTCtccaaaaagtaaatatttttgaagttttagAAATTATTACATACACGTTTAATAAATGCACAAGACCCTGAAAAAGGAAACACAGGAAGagaaaaagtaatatatatagatatatttttttaattgcctaaCTAGAGGAACACAGGGTAACAGAGGGAAACACATCAGGATTAGGTTCTCTTTTGCAAATTCCTGAAAGGGGAAATGTATCATAATTTCCAGCCCTCAAGAAATaaggccttaaaaaaaaaaaaaagtctagtgAGCAACAAGgcggaggaaggaaaaaaataaataaaaccaactcGCTCTTTGCAGCAGGAAGTCTTCCACGACCATCGAGTTATGAAGCAGCAACTCTGAACAGAAGTCCTTATTCGGAGCGCTAAGCTCGGTTTTACCCCGTTCAAGAGCAATATAAGAGCTCGGAGCGGCCCTATCATGGGGCTGGGGAAACGATTCGGTTTCCCCGCCTGAGAAAGGCAGAGAGCGCCAGGCGAGTGTGAGGGTTTGATTTGCAAGCCCTTGAGCCCGAGGGGCGAGCCCGCTGGTTGAGCGGCATTTGGGGGCGCAGGGCGGTGATCGCTGCCTCTTGCCCCGCTGCACAATTTCCCTGCAAAGAGCCGGGCGGTGCGCGCGCGCCCGGTGCCACAGGGGACGTGCAGCTACGTGCCCACCTCCCACAGCGACTTTATTTACCAGGTTatctatttgttttcctttccagcTGCAGCAGCCTTCCTCAGCTCTCGAATTTCTTAATTACAAACCCGCTCGTTTCTAAATCAGCCCCCAAACCGTCCGGCCGAGCCCGGAGGGAGACCGTGCAGCCTTGCACACACCCCCACCTCCCGGATCAAGggcggcagcagcagcaagaAACTGTGTCTATGCAAAGAGGTGGATCTGGGAACGAGGATTGCTGAGTTTGTTTACAGAGCAGAGCCGCCTCGGCTCGGATGCCAAAGCGACCCAGAGCAGCAAACGCAAACTTAGCAGAAGCCCACGTCCCCGGAGCGGCGCACCCGAAAGCGCGGGCCGGAGCGCGGAGGGGAGGCCGGCGCCGCGCTCGGTCCACCTGCAGCCGCCCCCGCCCCGCTCCGTCCTTGCTGGGAGGGGGAAACACGTCTACGCGCACACTATCCGGATCGCGCAGCGTATACGCGTTGTCCTATAAAGACACAAAGGCGGGACAAGCGAGCGCGCGCGGGGAGGGGACACGATTTGCCGGCGAGtaaaagccccccacccccactcccgcggCCGCACGGCGTCCTCTGCAGCCCGGGAAGGCTTGGCACAGCCGGGAGGCCGTGGGGCGCACCCCGTTTCCTGAAGAGGCGGTCAGAGCGCTGGGGAGCCGAGTGGCAGCGGGTCTGGGGGGCCGGCCAGGGGCGTGGCGAGTCGGCCCCGGCTTGGGCGGGGTGGGGGCCGACCCGAGGTTGCGGACCCGCGGAGACTGCGGGGCCTGCGCACGTGCGGCCGCTCGCGGGACCGGGTCTCTCGGCCCGGTCCAGCGCGCTGCGCTCCGCTCCGGGTTTGCGCGCCGCCCGGCCCGGAGCTCGCCCCGCCCCCGCGAGCTCCTTATATTATGGGAGCTCGGCGCCCCCGAACACAGCTCATTGTTGGCGGAGCCGGCGGCCTTGGCGCGCGCAGGCCCGGAGCGATCGAAGGCTCGGCTCGGACCCTGGCCGCGGCCCCCGGCGCCCGGCCCGCCGCGCCCCGCAAGCCCGAGCCCTATGCGCCGCTGAGCGCGCTGCGAGCCCGCCGATCGCGCCCGCGGGGCCCGCAGCCGACGCCACCCGGACGGAAGGTGAGCCCGGGCGAGGCTGCGGGGCGGCCGGCCTCCGAAGGCAGGCAGCGCCCGCCGGGAGCGAGGCGGGGCGGGGGATAACAACAGGATGTGCAGCCGCGGCCGGAGGAGGGCCGAGGCGCGCCCCAAGTTCGCGGCCCGCCCGGGGCACTTCCTCTCCTTGGCCCCTTCGGGGGGCGACGGGGTTGGGCTCGCCCACCCCGATCGCGGGAAGAGGACCGTGGAGAGGGTGCAGCGCCCGGCTCGGTGGGTGGCAGGTTGGCGGGCTCCCGGGGCTCGGCTTGCGGCCGACGGGCGTCCGGGAGGGATCCGGGGGGCCGTGCCGCGCGGGGCTGACCGTGTGTCCCTTTCGCTCGCAGGACTGGAAATGGCAGAGCATATGATGGCCATGAACCACGGGCGCTTCCCCGACGGCACCAACGGGCTGCACCACCACCCCGCGCACCGCCTGGGCATGGGCCAGTTCCCGAGCCCGCAccaccaccagcagcagcagcccccGCACGCCTTCAACGCCCTGATGGGCGAGCACCTCCACTACGGCGCGGGCACCATGGGCGCCAACGGCGGCGTCCGGCACGCCATGGGGCCGGGGACTGTGAGCGGCGGGCACCCCCCGAGCGCGCTGGCCCCCGCCGCCAGGTTCGCCAACTCCCAGTTCCTGGGCCCCCCGGTGGCCAGCCAGGGGGGCTCCCTGCCGGCCAGCATGCAGCTGCAGAAGCTCAACAACCAGTATTTCAACCACCACCCCTACCCGCACAACCACTACATGCCGGATTTGCACCCGGCTGCCGGCCACCAGCTGAACGGGACAAACCAGCACTTCCGAGATTGCAACGCCAAGCACGGCGGCGCGGGCGCCACCCCCGGCGGCGCGGGCGGCAGCGGCAGCCCGGGCACCCCCGGCGGCTCCGCGGGCGGCGCCGGCGGCAgcagcggcagcggcggcggcagcagcgtGCCGGCCTCGGTGGCCCACGTCCCCGCTGCGATGATGCCGCCCAACGTCATTGACACTGATTTCATTGACGAGGAAGTCCTCATGTCCTTAGTGATAGAAATGGGTTTGGACCGCATCAAGGAGCTGCCCGAACTCTGGCTGGGCCAAAACGAGTTTGATTTCATGACGGACTTCGTGTGCAAACAGCAGCCCAGCCGAGTGAGCTGCTGACTGCTCGCGAGCCCCCCCGGCGAGAGGAAAACCCAAGCCCCACTTCCTCGgcgtgaattaaaaaaaaaaaaaaaagaaaaaaagaaaaaagaaaagaaacaaaaattaaaaaaaaaaaaaaacccacattccCTTAGACACAGTATCTCACTTTTCAGATCGTGAAAGGTTTGAGAACTTGGAAACAAAGTAAACTACAAACTTGTAcaaattggtttaaaaaaattgctgccactttttttttctgtttttgtttcgtttttgtAGCCTTGACAGTCACCTCCCTTATGTAGTTGAAATATCTAGCTAACttggtcttttttgttgtttgtttttaccccTGACTTCCTCACTTTCTCCAGTGCTCAACTGTTAGATATTAATCTTGGCAAACTGCTTAATCTTGTGGATTTTGTAGTCGGTTTCAAATGACTGGACTGCCTTCAGATTTCCGAGTGAAAGGAAAAATTGCATTAGTTGGTTGCATGAACTTTGAAGGGCAGATTTACTGCACAAACTCTGCCATCTCGCTTCGTTTTTTTAACTATGCATCTGAGTAcagactaatttttaaaatatgctaaacTGGAAGATTAAACAGACGTGGGCCAAACCGTTCTGGGTCAGGAAAAGTCAGACCGGGTCACTTTGGAGttggctcccctcccccacatgTACAGACAGTAATCGGGCGTGGAATGTCGTCGGTGGGAAACATTTCacaggtttttattttgtttctgtcttcAACATTTTTGACACTGTGCTAATAGTTATATtcagtacatgaaaagatactacTGTGTTGAAAGCTTTTTAGGAAATTTTGACAGTATTTTTgtacaaaacatttttttgaaaaaatacttgttaatttattctattttaatttgccAATgtcaataaaaagttaagaaatacTCGTTTTCTAGAAGTCATTTGGGGGTggcttttgctttttctcttttaagttgaacactgctgatgggaataagCATTCCAAGGGATAAGTTACAGGACACTAAAACAGGTCATGGTGAGCTTAAGTCAGAACAGGATTTAACAGAATTGGCATAATGCTTCATTGTTATCATTGTAGCGCCTCTTAGTGTGGTTTGATCAAAAGCTGCGAAGTTGTCAAAGAacgttttatttttttaattgccacCAGATTTGAGTGTTATAAACATTTGTAATACTGAATCTTATAAATACCTTTTTCACTTTGCGGGGGGAGGGTCCAGTGCTTGGGCTTCTGTCTGATTCAACTGCTTAGACGGAGACAGTGGGATCACATACTGGTCACAGAGGGTGGCATTAAATAGATGTACCATTATCTCTAGTGACAAATGTCTTTCTCAGCAAAAATGCTAAGGAGAGGCACACGTTTTCTAGTCTGATCTCTGAAATAGCTTCTGACTGGTTGTAGTTCTCAGAGGAAGGGGGCAGAATTCCACCCTGAGGCTTTCTATTTTGttctataatatttaaaatttactcaGCAAGGTTGATTCAAAGGTCAAATTACAGTGTTCACAAGATGTTCCCTCTCAAGTATACTCTTTTCCAGAAGCCACAGCTTTTTCTGTTACCTGCATTGGGTGCAAAGCACAGAAGGAcaagatcattttatttttaccttcatGAATTATCAAGAAGATGGTAACTACAGTTAAGTGGGCATCAAGTTATACCTTATATAATCCAGTCAAGGAAAAAGTAATGTTAAAATCTGAACTGCTGCCAGTGGGAAGGAGAAGGAATCCAATTTTGTTTCCCACTTCATGTTTTCATGATTTAGGTTTACAGGAGAAACACACCtacattcaagaaaaaaatacatagactTTTGTACTTAACCTACTGGGGAGGAGGAAAAAATTGGGGTTGTACTTACAAAATAGTACTTTAAACTAGTATTTTATTTAGACTCTTAGAGTCTCATCTTAAATCCtgtatttcataattaaaaaaaaaatacagaagggGGCCATGGAGTGGTATATTGAGTGAGTGACATAAAGACTAATATAAGTATAATTCAAATCTCCTGAATTCTATAATTCCATTTCCAAGGCAGGCCATGTAAAATTAAGATGCACACCccactggttttttgttttttgtttttttttttaaatctctataaTTGATATTTTGTGACAAAAATTATgttctaaataaataatttcttgaG includes the following:
- the CITED2 gene encoding cbp/p300-interacting transactivator 2; translation: MAEHMMAMNHGRFPDGTNGLHHHPAHRLGMGQFPSPHHHQQQQPPHAFNALMGEHLHYGAGTMGANGGVRHAMGPGTVSGGHPPSALAPAARFANSQFLGPPVASQGGSLPASMQLQKLNNQYFNHHPYPHNHYMPDLHPAAGHQLNGTNQHFRDCNAKHGGAGATPGGAGGSGSPGTPGGSAGGAGGSSGSGGGSSVPASVAHVPAAMMPPNVIDTDFIDEEVLMSLVIEMGLDRIKELPELWLGQNEFDFMTDFVCKQQPSRVSC